The genomic DNA AGGTGGTCGTTTTCCCAGCATTATCCAGCCCCAAGAACAAAATTCGAAGTTCCTTGTCCTTGTCTAAAAAAATCGAGTCAGCACCTGTTCCAGTTTGCGCAAATATTTACATTTGTTTTTCTGTATCACTGTGAGCAGCCCCATCGCCTCAGTCTGGGCTTCGTGCTGCTCTGGAGCTCCGCAGTCTCCGTACGAAGTGCGCCTCGTCACCACGTGGCCTCACTCGTTCCCCGGCAGCTAACCGGTCGAGTTACCGGCACGAACAGCCCTTCCCCACTCTGCCGAGAATTCGGCCGAAATTGCAGCCAACGAATGCGAGTGTAATTGTTTGGCAATCCGGCCAGGTGGGGGGACAGCCCATCTCCGCCTTGCCACTGAAATCGCGCCAGTTTGGACAATACTTCTTCATCTTGTCCACCGACTAGAAAGCTAACCATGTCGGCCCAAGCGTCTCAGAAGCAGTTGAAGCGTTACTCGCGTGACGAGGTCGCCAAGGTATGTACATTCAGAGCCTCGCATGGCGCTCCCCCTTCCCAAGAACATCTACTAACTCCTCCTAGCACAACAAGGCTGACGACCTCTGGATTGTGATCGACACCTTCGTGTACGACCTTTCCGACTTTATCGATGCCCACCCTGGTGGTGAGGCCGTCCTCCTCGCTGAGGACGTCGCTGGCCAGGACGCCACCGAGGTTTTCTTGTACGTAATCTTGCTCGCTCACCCCTCAGCGGCCTGCACACCATGGCCAACCTTATGCGCCCCAACCACCAGAAGATGATCATCGGTCAGATTGAGGGTGAGGAGTCGGAGCTCCGCTACCCCAAGGCCGGCGACTACTCCAAGGTGCCCTACGCCGAGCCCTCGTGGCTTGTGCAGCCCTTCCGCACCCCCTACTACACCGAGTCTCACCGCAAGTTCCAGCAGGAGATGCGCAAGTTCGTTGACGAATACGTCTCTCCTgttgcgcacgctcgtgaACTGGACGGCAAGCGTCCTGACGTTGAGCTTGTCAAGCGTATGGGTGCCAACGAGCTCAACCCCATGCGTATGGGCCCCGGCCCCCACCTGAAGGGCCGTAAGCTCTTCGGTGGCGTCAAGCCCGAGGAGTTTGACTACTTCCACGAGCTGATCATCACTCAGGAGCTGGCTCGCTGTGGCCAGCGTGGTTTCATGGACGCCCTTAACGGTGGTATGGTTATCGGTCTCCCCCCGATTCTCAACTTCGGTTCGGACGACCTGAAGAAGGAGATTGTCGAGCCCGTGTTCAAGGGTGAGAAGTATATTGCCCTTGCTGTTACCGAGGCCTTTGCCGGCTCGGACGTGATGGGTCTGCGAACCTACGCCAAGAAGAGCGAGGATGGCAGCCACTACATTGTGAATGGTACCAAGAAGTGGATCACCAACGGTCACTTTGCTGACTACTTCACCGTGGCTGTTCGCACTGACGAGGGCTTCGGTG from Malassezia japonica chromosome 1, complete sequence includes the following:
- a CDS encoding uncharacterized protein (EggNog:ENOG503Q3UZ; COG:I): MSAQASQKQLKRYSRDEVAKHNKADDLWIVIDTFVYDLSDFIDAHPGGEAVLLAEDVAGQDATEVFFGLHTMANLMRPNHQKMIIGQIEGEESELRYPKAGDYSKVPYAEPSWLVQPFRTPYYTESHRKFQQEMRKFVDEYVSPVAHARELDGKRPDVELVKRMGANELNPMRMGPGPHLKGRKLFGGVKPEEFDYFHELIITQELARCGQRGFMDALNGGMVIGLPPILNFGSDDLKKEIVEPVFKGEKYIALAVTEAFAGSDVMGLRTYAKKSEDGSHYIVNGTKKWITNGHFADYFTVAVRTDEGFGVIVVPRSLGVETRQLHTSYSTTAGTAFVMFNDIKVPSRYLIGEDGMGIPIVLSNFNHERWVMCCGTVRGSRAIIEMLMKWINQRKVFGRPLTSQAVIRQKVAFLIAQVEACHAYLEHITYQMNQMSYKEQSKFLAGPIAFLKAYSTRVSQAVADNAVQIMGGRGLTKTGMGAGVEMFHRTYKFDAVLGGTEEVLADLGLRQALRFYPHNEKL